The Mammaliicoccus sciuri genome window below encodes:
- the tagD gene encoding glycerol-3-phosphate cytidylyltransferase, with the protein MRRVITYGTYDLLHYGHIELLRRAKQYGDYLIVALSTDEFNKLKNKKSYYNYEQRKMMLESIRYVDLVIPENNWEQKTDDVIKYNVDTFLMGHDWEGEFDFLKDHCEVIYLKRTEGISTTQIKKELYGNE; encoded by the coding sequence ATGCGTAGAGTAATAACTTATGGAACTTATGATTTACTACATTACGGTCATATAGAACTTTTAAGAAGAGCTAAACAATACGGAGATTATCTAATTGTTGCTTTATCGACAGATGAATTCAATAAATTAAAAAATAAAAAATCATACTATAATTATGAACAAAGAAAAATGATGTTAGAATCTATTAGATACGTTGACTTAGTTATTCCAGAGAATAACTGGGAACAAAAAACTGACGATGTTATTAAGTATAATGTTGATACATTCTTAATGGGTCATGATTGGGAAGGCGAATTTGACTTCCTAAAAGATCATTGTGAAGTGATATACCTTAAGAGAACAGAAGGTATTTCAACAACTCAAATTAAAAAAGAACTCTACGGTAATGAATAG
- a CDS encoding serine hydrolase domain-containing protein, whose translation MKKIYKLILGLLVVCLIIVVKDIYQHREAKKEQAESYIQKQQSQNKQVQNKQTSSKSFHESNDIDKYLKSKGFNGNITIYKNNRPIMSKAYGFRDIENGVLNDAKSMYLLGSANKFITGLMLRELEEQGVININDNVNKYIPNFQNIYPITIKDLMLHRSGLAKVNFPPTVRGLNGAIESIKLNGVVSQNYHKYFYNDANYITIAKVIENATHKSYKQNLNELIINKAHLKYTARYDSINHQQYMVKGYKVINNQSIYHHPLTLDKYDGAGNVYISTDDMAKLVNQFKNKQILNGSSTDILLSQIDTHIFPSSYRYGFYRYPYHQRYRGIFYHNDFVTFSNDQYIVSIASNKLNEPYQSDLENMLKHIFRDILKQKI comes from the coding sequence ATGAAGAAAATATATAAACTAATATTAGGTTTACTCGTAGTATGTCTTATCATTGTTGTAAAAGATATTTATCAACATCGTGAAGCAAAAAAAGAACAAGCTGAGTCATATATCCAAAAACAACAAAGCCAGAATAAACAAGTTCAAAATAAACAAACTTCGTCTAAAAGTTTTCACGAATCTAATGATATTGATAAATACTTAAAATCTAAAGGATTTAATGGAAATATAACGATTTATAAAAATAACCGCCCCATTATGAGTAAAGCATATGGTTTTAGAGATATTGAGAATGGTGTTTTAAATGATGCTAAATCGATGTATCTTCTTGGTTCAGCTAATAAATTTATAACTGGTTTAATGTTGAGAGAATTAGAAGAACAAGGTGTTATTAATATAAACGATAATGTTAATAAATATATTCCGAATTTCCAAAATATATACCCCATAACTATTAAGGATTTAATGTTGCATAGAAGTGGCTTAGCTAAAGTAAATTTCCCACCTACCGTTAGAGGATTAAATGGCGCGATAGAAAGTATTAAGCTAAATGGCGTTGTCTCTCAAAATTATCATAAATATTTTTATAATGATGCTAATTACATTACAATAGCTAAAGTTATAGAAAATGCTACACATAAATCTTATAAGCAGAATCTAAATGAACTCATTATTAATAAAGCCCATTTAAAATATACTGCTCGATATGATTCTATCAATCACCAACAGTATATGGTAAAAGGCTATAAAGTTATTAATAATCAGTCTATATACCATCATCCTTTAACTTTAGATAAATATGATGGTGCTGGTAATGTCTATATTTCAACAGATGATATGGCTAAGCTTGTTAATCAATTCAAAAATAAACAAATTTTAAATGGATCATCTACTGATATTTTGCTTTCACAGATTGATACGCATATTTTTCCAAGCTCATATAGATATGGATTTTATAGATACCCGTATCATCAAAGATATAGAGGTATATTTTATCATAATGATTTTGTGACATTCTCTAACGATCAATATATCGTTTCTATCGCAAGCAATAAACTGAATGAACCTTATCAAAGTGATTTAGAGAATATGCTAAAACATATTTTTAGAGACATACTTAAACAAAAAATATAA
- a CDS encoding SGNH hydrolase domain-containing protein, with product MKKSDLKIGTYGKKKDYKATIALVGSSHSEHWLGAVIEAAKEHDYRVINITRSGTRFSTGYDDNSLKGQWVKNVENYLKKSDDIDLVLSHVTAADSNSDKIQQQMVDELLKVKNDYNIEVMAIRDIPRYEFNVSEELEKSGEKETIKLMNKGNNQQDSSYWKKLSETNKDLPKFDPSEYFKVNGEYRPIIGNIVVYRDMDHMTNTYSETFGPILGKEIKSVVKK from the coding sequence ATTAAAAAATCAGATTTAAAGATTGGTACTTACGGTAAGAAAAAAGACTACAAAGCAACAATTGCTTTAGTAGGTAGTTCACATTCTGAACATTGGTTAGGAGCAGTTATTGAAGCGGCTAAAGAGCATGATTACAGAGTGATTAATATCACGAGATCAGGAACAAGATTCTCTACTGGTTATGATGATAATTCATTAAAAGGTCAATGGGTTAAAAATGTCGAAAACTATTTAAAGAAATCTGATGATATTGATCTAGTGTTATCACATGTTACAGCAGCTGACTCAAATAGCGATAAGATTCAACAACAAATGGTAGATGAATTATTAAAAGTTAAAAATGATTATAATATTGAAGTAATGGCAATAAGAGATATTCCAAGATACGAGTTTAATGTTTCAGAAGAACTAGAAAAATCTGGTGAAAAAGAAACAATTAAACTTATGAATAAAGGGAATAATCAACAAGATTCTTCATATTGGAAAAAACTATCAGAAACAAACAAAGATTTACCGAAATTCGATCCATCTGAATACTTTAAAGTGAATGGTGAATATAGACCTATAATAGGTAACATTGTCGTGTATCGAGATATGGACCATATGACAAATACTTATTCAGAAACTTTCGGACCTATTTTAGGTAAAGAAATTAAATCTGTCGTTAAAAAATAG
- a CDS encoding acyltransferase family protein translates to MNKNMIDIERKFRPEIEGLRIIAALLVAIYHIWFGKVSGGVDVFFVVSGFLITTSIISTINKTGEFKFWPYISKLMKRLFPLAFIIILVILVLSIFFLPSTIFDKTMKEVVSSMFYYQNWQLALSNTDYLDAQQMKSPLEHYWAMSIQGQFYIIWFLLFTGVLFIIKRYDLSNGKKLINYLLGFIFVVSFAYSVYLTAVNQPLAYFITFTRVWEFALGGLLCINLSRIKISNLTAEIIGWIGLIGLILTGAIFDVSTMFPGYIALWPMTCALLIILSGNKDTKYGVKNFLSMPIMIKLGGVSFGIYLWHWVLLSFYKYNISETPGIISGVLIIALSIVFSFITTKYIQTPIRSAELNKLAFKRIGIIALANIILIAGLVSHNAYVKMSADKELASKDYPGALAATSKQKIKENDPKPEFGNVFDDLPQSHLDDSNQGLKNQI, encoded by the coding sequence ATGAATAAAAATATGATTGATATAGAAAGAAAATTTAGACCTGAAATTGAAGGTTTAAGAATTATTGCGGCTTTATTAGTCGCTATTTACCATATTTGGTTTGGTAAAGTATCTGGTGGGGTAGATGTTTTCTTCGTTGTATCTGGTTTCTTGATCACAACATCTATTATATCTACAATTAATAAAACAGGAGAATTTAAGTTTTGGCCATACATATCTAAATTAATGAAGCGGTTATTTCCACTGGCATTTATCATTATATTAGTCATATTGGTATTAAGCATATTCTTCTTACCATCAACCATTTTTGATAAAACAATGAAAGAAGTCGTTTCATCTATGTTCTATTATCAAAACTGGCAATTGGCATTGAGTAATACTGATTATCTAGATGCACAGCAAATGAAAAGTCCGCTAGAACATTATTGGGCAATGTCCATTCAAGGACAGTTCTATATCATTTGGTTCTTATTATTTACAGGTGTATTATTCATAATCAAAAGATATGATTTATCAAATGGTAAAAAGTTAATCAATTACTTACTTGGTTTTATATTTGTTGTATCATTTGCATACTCAGTTTATTTAACTGCTGTAAATCAACCTTTAGCATACTTTATTACATTTACGAGAGTATGGGAATTCGCATTAGGTGGTTTGCTTTGTATTAACTTAAGCAGAATAAAAATTAGTAATTTAACAGCTGAAATTATTGGATGGATTGGTCTTATTGGTTTAATTTTAACAGGGGCTATATTTGATGTATCAACAATGTTTCCAGGTTATATTGCTTTATGGCCTATGACTTGTGCTTTACTGATTATTTTATCAGGTAATAAAGATACTAAATATGGTGTTAAGAACTTCTTATCTATGCCGATTATGATTAAACTAGGTGGCGTATCATTCGGAATATATTTATGGCACTGGGTATTACTGTCATTCTACAAATACAATATTTCAGAAACACCTGGTATTATTTCAGGAGTACTCATAATTGCATTATCTATTGTTTTTTCATTCATTACGACAAAATATATTCAAACACCAATTAGAAGTGCAGAATTAAATAAATTAGCATTCAAGAGAATTGGTATTATCGCACTAGCTAATATCATATTAATCGCTGGTTTAGTCTCTCATAATGCCTATGTGAAAATGTCTGCCGATAAAGAACTAGCATCTAAAGATTATCCAGGTGCACTAGCTGCAACATCAAAACAAAAAATTAAAGAAAATGATCCTAAGCCTGAATTCGGTAATGTGTTTGATGATTTACCACAATCACACTTAGATGATTCAAACCAAGGATTAAAAAATCAGATTTAA
- a CDS encoding glycosyltransferase family 2 protein — protein sequence MEVSVIIPIYNAEKTIEQTIKSIKSHYEHEIICINDGSKDNSADVISKINNPNIVLVNRENKGAAATRNEGISIAKGKYIMFCDADDKLGEDIIDKMVDAIKRNDTDIVVGKVSHLIGDQIRPIQTYNDLKAVDRTTLNLTPEVTQSIGPYGKLYKHEVLENIRFDEDITFCEEHTFNLKAWSKSHITILDDSAYLYNIGVEDSIVATSYKNIEKYLNDATEVRKRTMDILSDLKEKVSNYYSYRMDYLIIYFLIRNNFMKVENLNHVIEPAIKYLQVVQQLETNSVKDLKDLVLTIAANYNFERFKVVASNLDMQIDKKAYRSYKFKQLKLKTKMNLRNIRNKSKKISH from the coding sequence ATGGAAGTAAGTGTCATTATCCCTATTTATAATGCAGAAAAAACAATAGAGCAAACCATTAAATCAATTAAGAGTCATTATGAGCATGAAATTATTTGTATTAATGATGGATCAAAAGATAATAGTGCAGATGTAATTAGCAAAATTAATAATCCTAATATTGTACTTGTGAATCGAGAAAATAAAGGTGCTGCGGCAACGAGAAATGAAGGCATCAGTATCGCCAAAGGTAAATATATTATGTTTTGTGATGCAGATGATAAATTAGGTGAAGATATTATCGACAAAATGGTTGATGCGATAAAAAGAAATGATACAGATATCGTGGTCGGTAAGGTTTCTCATTTAATTGGTGATCAGATTAGGCCGATTCAAACATACAATGATTTAAAAGCTGTAGATCGTACGACATTAAACTTAACTCCAGAAGTTACGCAGTCTATAGGTCCTTATGGTAAATTGTACAAACATGAAGTATTAGAAAATATTAGATTCGATGAAGATATTACTTTTTGTGAAGAGCATACCTTTAATTTGAAAGCTTGGTCAAAAAGTCATATTACAATATTAGATGATTCAGCTTATTTATATAACATAGGCGTTGAAGATTCTATAGTAGCGACAAGTTACAAAAATATTGAAAAATACTTAAATGATGCCACTGAAGTTAGAAAAAGAACAATGGATATCTTAAGTGATTTAAAAGAAAAAGTGAGTAACTACTATAGTTATAGAATGGATTATCTCATTATATACTTTTTAATTCGTAATAATTTCATGAAAGTAGAAAACTTAAATCACGTTATTGAACCAGCAATTAAGTATTTACAAGTCGTTCAACAACTTGAAACGAATAGCGTGAAAGATTTGAAAGATCTCGTATTAACAATTGCTGCGAATTACAATTTTGAAAGATTTAAAGTAGTGGCAAGTAATTTAGATATGCAAATTGATAAAAAAGCTTACCGTTCATATAAATTTAAGCAATTGAAACTAAAAACAAAAATGAACTTAAGAAACATCAGAAATAAAAGTAAAAAAATATCTCATTAA
- a CDS encoding CDP-glycerol glycerophosphotransferase family protein produces the protein MVRSIIKQVYLSIIFVFNKLFKSNVKRKNVVVFMTFKEDVLPIIEALKKEQYHITVIAHPKWIDFLNDLEVDKVINLSNKYVLQQLKAIKSSKIIIIDTYYLLLGSISKTPEQKVIQTWHAAGALKKFGLEDKSINLEHKQLIKNYLSVYHFTDYYLVSSDIMKDVFIKSLDAKPNQILPFGLPRLDQYKDKHEYPNKSKKIALYVPTYRDYTNEIHTIDKQKFEKMCPEYELVTKLHPSITSHDSDSRDIQDLVEMAEIIITDYSSLSIEAALLNKTIIFYSYDEAKYDEMRGLNQYYYEMTKENKAYDLETLYKLVNLNKINNKIKPMWHQYTNFDATQKLVDFINKGA, from the coding sequence GTGGTAAGAAGCATAATTAAACAAGTCTATCTTTCTATTATTTTTGTATTTAATAAATTATTCAAAAGTAATGTGAAACGTAAAAATGTCGTGGTATTTATGACATTTAAAGAAGATGTGTTACCTATAATCGAAGCATTAAAGAAAGAACAATATCATATTACAGTTATTGCGCATCCAAAATGGATTGATTTTTTGAACGATTTAGAAGTAGATAAAGTGATCAATTTAAGTAATAAATATGTCTTACAACAGTTAAAAGCCATTAAAAGTAGTAAAATAATAATTATCGATACTTATTATTTATTATTAGGCAGTATCAGTAAAACGCCAGAACAAAAAGTTATACAAACATGGCATGCTGCCGGAGCCTTGAAAAAATTTGGCTTAGAAGATAAAAGTATTAATCTTGAACATAAACAACTCATAAAAAATTATTTATCAGTTTATCATTTTACAGATTATTATTTAGTAAGTTCAGATATTATGAAAGACGTCTTTATTAAAAGTTTAGATGCCAAACCCAATCAAATATTACCATTTGGATTACCAAGATTAGACCAATATAAAGATAAACATGAGTATCCTAATAAATCTAAAAAAATAGCTTTATATGTTCCTACATATAGAGATTATACAAATGAAATTCATACGATAGATAAACAGAAATTTGAAAAAATGTGCCCTGAATACGAACTTGTGACTAAATTACATCCAAGCATTACTTCACATGATTCAGATTCGAGAGATATACAAGATTTAGTTGAAATGGCAGAAATCATTATTACAGATTACAGTTCACTTAGTATTGAAGCGGCACTTTTAAATAAAACGATTATTTTCTATAGTTATGATGAAGCAAAGTACGATGAAATGAGAGGCCTCAATCAATACTATTATGAAATGACGAAAGAGAACAAAGCTTATGATTTAGAAACGCTTTATAAACTTGTGAATCTGAATAAAATTAATAATAAAATTAAACCAATGTGGCATCAGTATACAAACTTCGATGCAACTCAAAAGTTAGTTGATTTTATAAACAAAGGAGCTTAA
- a CDS encoding ABC transporter permease, producing MHAVFTVIKEHVKNFYLIQRLAQFQLKISNHDNYLGLAWELINPILQIFVYWFAFGFGIRQNAPINGVPFILYLLVGISMWFFVNQGILEGTKSIGTKFNQVAKMNFPLSAIPAYVLTSRFYGHIILVLVIILLCIPTGIIPSIYILQLFIYLPLVYMFAFSVSLLTSTLGVIIRDTQMAMQAILRMLFYMSPILWIPEKGSVIEMIMKLNPVFFFAEGYRSAILYDNWYFVDHWQLLLYNICVTVLFFVVGAILHVRFRQRFADFI from the coding sequence ATGCATGCTGTTTTTACAGTGATAAAAGAGCACGTCAAAAACTTTTATTTGATTCAAAGATTAGCACAATTCCAATTAAAAATTTCGAATCATGATAATTATTTAGGATTAGCTTGGGAACTGATTAATCCTATACTACAAATATTTGTATATTGGTTTGCATTTGGCTTTGGTATACGTCAGAATGCACCGATAAATGGTGTGCCGTTTATCTTATATTTATTAGTCGGTATTAGTATGTGGTTCTTTGTAAACCAAGGTATTCTTGAAGGAACTAAATCAATAGGGACTAAGTTTAATCAAGTTGCAAAGATGAATTTCCCTTTGTCTGCAATACCTGCCTATGTTTTAACAAGTAGATTTTATGGTCATATTATTTTAGTTTTAGTTATTATTTTATTATGTATACCAACTGGCATTATACCTTCGATTTATATTTTACAATTATTTATATATTTACCTTTAGTGTATATGTTTGCATTTTCAGTTTCTTTATTAACTTCCACTTTAGGTGTTATTATTCGAGATACACAAATGGCGATGCAAGCTATTTTGAGAATGCTATTTTACATGTCACCAATTCTTTGGATACCAGAAAAAGGTTCAGTTATTGAAATGATTATGAAATTAAATCCAGTATTCTTCTTTGCAGAAGGGTATCGATCAGCAATATTATATGATAATTGGTACTTCGTAGATCATTGGCAATTATTACTTTATAATATATGCGTAACAGTGTTATTCTTTGTAGTAGGTGCAATATTGCATGTTAGATTTAGACAAAGATTTGCTGACTTTATTTAA
- the tagH gene encoding teichoic acids export ABC transporter ATP-binding subunit TagH, with protein MKESVIINNLTKEYKIFRNNKDRLKDVFLPKHQSQRFYALKDISFTAYEGDIIGLVGINGSGKSTLSNIIGGSLQPTDGVIERHGDVNVIAINSGLNTQLNGIDNIEYKMLLLGFSKKQIKELTPQIIEFSELGEFIYQPVKKYSSGMKSKLGFAINVTVDPDILVIDEALSVGDQTFTKKSLDKMNQFKEAGKTIFFVSHNINQVKDFCTKIAWIEGGILKEFGSTEDVLPKYQAFLKDFNKKSAKEKKAFKDELDSSRFYVK; from the coding sequence ATGAAAGAATCAGTTATCATTAATAATTTAACAAAAGAATATAAAATTTTCCGTAATAATAAAGACAGATTAAAAGATGTGTTTTTACCGAAGCATCAATCACAAAGATTTTACGCGCTTAAGGATATATCATTTACTGCGTATGAAGGCGATATTATCGGTTTAGTTGGTATTAATGGTTCAGGTAAATCGACATTAAGTAATATTATTGGTGGTTCACTTCAACCAACAGACGGTGTAATCGAACGCCACGGTGATGTTAACGTTATCGCAATTAACTCTGGTTTAAACACTCAATTAAATGGTATAGATAATATCGAATACAAGATGTTATTACTTGGTTTCTCTAAAAAACAAATTAAAGAACTTACACCTCAAATTATCGAATTCTCTGAATTAGGTGAATTTATATATCAACCTGTTAAGAAATATTCAAGCGGTATGAAATCTAAATTAGGTTTCGCAATCAATGTTACCGTCGATCCAGATATTCTTGTAATTGATGAAGCATTATCTGTTGGTGACCAAACATTCACTAAGAAAAGTTTAGATAAAATGAATCAATTTAAAGAAGCTGGCAAGACTATTTTCTTTGTCAGTCACAATATAAATCAAGTTAAAGATTTTTGTACAAAAATAGCTTGGATTGAAGGCGGCATACTAAAAGAATTTGGTTCTACTGAAGATGTACTTCCAAAATACCAAGCATTCTTAAAAGATTTTAATAAAAAATCAGCAAAAGAAAAAAAAGCATTTAAAGATGAACTAGATTCTAGCAGATTTTACGTTAAATAA
- a CDS encoding thiolase family protein, with product MEPVIVAAKRTPFGKYGGIFKQLEPEVLLKPLYEYLLTDHAEALEHLSEVVLGNVVGNGGNIARKSLLEAGLPVDIPGVTIDRQCGAGLEAVTYACRMIQAGAGEVYIAGGVESTSRAPWKIKRPLSVYDAPEFFERASFAPDGEDPSMIEAAENVAQVYQISRESQDEFAYNSHQKTIKAMEKGYLSNEIYPIKVGNEWIQHDEGVKPKLTLRTLSRLKPLIKDGTVTVGNSCMKNDGGVLLLIMSKEKAAALDYREGLEFIDSSVKGVDPRLLGIGPVPAVESLLKHTHLTMKDIDGVEFNEAFSSQVLASKDMLNIPDDKFNLYGGALAIGHPYGASGASLVTRLYHMKEIETSIATMGIGGGMGHATLFRRWNRNN from the coding sequence ATGGAACCAGTTATTGTAGCTGCAAAACGAACGCCATTTGGTAAATATGGCGGTATTTTTAAACAATTAGAACCCGAAGTACTCTTGAAACCTTTATATGAATATTTATTAACTGATCATGCTGAAGCACTTGAACATTTAAGTGAAGTTGTTTTAGGGAACGTAGTAGGAAATGGAGGAAATATCGCTAGAAAGTCTTTGCTAGAAGCAGGTTTGCCGGTTGATATTCCTGGTGTCACAATAGATAGACAATGTGGAGCAGGATTAGAAGCGGTAACTTATGCTTGTAGAATGATTCAAGCAGGTGCTGGTGAAGTTTATATTGCTGGTGGTGTTGAAAGTACAAGTCGAGCACCTTGGAAAATCAAAAGACCACTATCAGTTTATGATGCACCAGAATTTTTTGAGCGTGCTTCATTTGCGCCTGATGGAGAAGACCCTTCAATGATTGAAGCGGCTGAAAATGTTGCGCAAGTATATCAAATCTCGAGAGAAAGCCAGGACGAATTTGCATATAATAGTCATCAAAAGACAATAAAAGCTATGGAAAAAGGTTATTTATCAAATGAAATTTATCCAATAAAAGTTGGAAATGAATGGATTCAACATGACGAAGGCGTTAAACCTAAATTAACTTTAAGAACGTTATCACGTTTAAAACCACTTATTAAAGATGGGACTGTAACAGTAGGTAATAGTTGCATGAAAAATGACGGTGGGGTATTACTTTTAATTATGAGTAAAGAAAAGGCGGCTGCTTTAGATTATCGCGAAGGACTGGAATTTATCGATAGTTCTGTTAAAGGTGTTGATCCAAGATTGCTAGGTATAGGACCAGTACCTGCAGTTGAAAGTTTATTAAAGCATACGCATTTAACAATGAAAGATATTGACGGTGTTGAATTTAATGAAGCATTTAGTTCTCAAGTACTTGCTTCAAAAGATATGTTAAATATTCCAGACGATAAATTTAATTTGTATGGTGGAGCCTTAGCTATTGGACATCCATATGGAGCGAGTGGTGCAAGCCTCGTTACACGTTTATATCATATGAAAGAAATTGAGACATCGATAGCAACAATGGGAATAGGAGGAGGCATGGGACATGCAACATTATTTAGAAGATGGAATCGAAATAATTGA
- a CDS encoding AMP-binding protein has product MQVLELINKQLNTKEDKIAMYIDEMHISYNDLLIESEKIATTLIQYPKHIMIGISMKNPIQFIKWYIAALKCELIPCVLDPHISEEKKYELLVLYRIPLLVDDNNKVIYRQIEVNTSIPQDILHIGFTSGTTGIPKAYMRNHQSWVQSFKYNEDLLKGHTDIIIAPGPHAHSLTLYAMIYALCTGRTFIGQKKFNTQILDKLINIFNENQTMFIVPTMLYSLLNHNVHLMNVSSIYSSGAKLSTQIFEKFKYKYPDIDLIEFFGSSEASFISYNINGQADSESVGKLFPSVQVQIKDKDENNIGRLYVKSDMTFSGYLNGEVCDEWIKIGDWASISADQELRLYGRESDRLIIGGKNVYPEIIEQKLLNLDIVNEAIIISRQHNKFGEIAILLYKGKDHLQYLSMKAYLLACGLSRYEIPSRMIRVKQMKYTSSGKIARYKMKSIYELGGKAWNQLL; this is encoded by the coding sequence ATGCAAGTACTGGAACTCATAAATAAACAATTAAATACAAAAGAAGATAAAATTGCCATGTATATTGATGAGATGCATATATCTTATAACGATTTATTGATAGAATCTGAAAAAATTGCCACAACGTTAATACAATATCCAAAACATATCATGATTGGTATTTCGATGAAAAATCCAATTCAGTTTATAAAATGGTATATTGCAGCTTTAAAGTGTGAACTTATACCGTGTGTCCTTGATCCTCATATATCTGAAGAGAAAAAGTATGAATTATTAGTGTTATATCGTATTCCATTATTAGTAGATGACAATAATAAGGTTATATATCGACAAATAGAAGTTAATACATCAATACCTCAAGATATTTTACATATTGGATTTACTTCTGGGACGACAGGCATACCTAAAGCGTATATGAGAAATCATCAATCTTGGGTTCAATCATTTAAATATAATGAAGACTTACTCAAAGGTCATACAGACATTATTATAGCACCTGGACCACACGCACATTCATTAACACTATACGCTATGATATATGCGTTATGTACAGGTAGAACATTTATTGGCCAAAAGAAATTTAATACACAAATTCTAGATAAATTAATCAATATTTTTAATGAAAATCAAACGATGTTTATTGTGCCTACAATGCTATATAGTTTATTGAATCATAACGTTCATTTAATGAATGTTTCGAGTATTTATTCATCAGGTGCAAAATTATCTACACAAATATTTGAAAAATTTAAATATAAGTATCCTGATATTGATTTAATTGAATTCTTCGGAAGCTCTGAAGCGAGTTTTATTAGCTACAATATTAATGGACAAGCAGATTCAGAATCTGTAGGTAAACTATTTCCATCTGTTCAAGTACAAATTAAAGATAAAGATGAAAATAATATAGGCAGGTTATATGTCAAAAGCGACATGACATTTAGTGGTTATTTAAATGGAGAAGTCTGTGATGAGTGGATTAAAATAGGCGATTGGGCATCAATTTCTGCAGACCAAGAACTACGCTTATATGGACGAGAAAGTGACCGTTTAATTATTGGCGGTAAAAACGTATATCCAGAGATTATTGAGCAAAAATTATTAAATCTAGATATAGTTAATGAAGCAATTATTATAAGTAGGCAACATAATAAATTCGGAGAAATAGCAATTTTATTATATAAAGGTAAAGATCATTTGCAATATTTAAGCATGAAAGCGTATTTGTTAGCGTGTGGGTTAAGTCGTTATGAAATACCATCTCGAATGATACGAGTTAAACAGATGAAATATACATCTAGTGGCAAGATAGCGAGATATAAGATGAAATCTATTTATGAATTAGGAGGAAAAGCATGGAACCAGTTATTGTAG
- a CDS encoding WecB/TagA/CpsF family glycosyltransferase, with the protein MAKVLEKDLNSISEQIELNRENSYDVIKPPTVNVLGLPFANLTANEMVERIKYFVNQETNDNLFIVTANPEIAHYAYSNNHYQRRIKHADYIVPDGIGIVKAAKYLNTPLKERVPGIELMEEMLNIANASSKRVFLLGSSKEGVKATRKILEEQYPNITFDHKHGYKHVLDYKVTKKIKKFNPDFIFAAMGFPKQEDWIYYNRHHFEHTVMMGVGGSFDVISGNVKRAPKMFIKLNLEWLYRIITDLKRVNRALKIPLFLKEVQFQKSCTPKKNK; encoded by the coding sequence ATGGCAAAAGTACTAGAAAAAGATTTAAATAGTATAAGTGAACAAATAGAATTAAATAGAGAGAATTCGTATGACGTGATTAAGCCTCCAACCGTTAATGTTCTAGGTTTGCCATTTGCAAACCTGACGGCGAATGAAATGGTAGAACGTATTAAGTATTTTGTAAATCAGGAAACAAATGACAATTTATTTATTGTAACAGCTAATCCTGAAATTGCACATTATGCTTATAGCAATAATCACTATCAACGACGTATTAAACATGCAGATTACATTGTACCAGACGGTATTGGTATTGTTAAAGCAGCTAAATATTTAAATACGCCATTGAAAGAACGTGTTCCGGGAATAGAGTTAATGGAAGAAATGTTGAATATTGCAAACGCAAGTAGCAAGAGAGTATTCTTATTAGGCTCTTCTAAAGAAGGCGTTAAAGCAACTCGTAAAATTTTAGAAGAACAATATCCAAATATTACGTTTGATCATAAACATGGCTATAAACATGTACTAGATTATAAAGTAACTAAGAAAATAAAAAAATTTAATCCAGACTTTATTTTTGCGGCAATGGGTTTTCCTAAACAAGAAGATTGGATTTATTATAACCGTCATCACTTTGAGCATACAGTAATGATGGGTGTAGGTGGCTCATTTGATGTCATAAGCGGAAATGTTAAACGTGCACCAAAAATGTTTATTAAACTTAATTTAGAGTGGTTATATAGAATTATAACTGATTTGAAACGTGTGAATAGAGCACTTAAAATTCCGCTGTTTTTAAAAGAAGTTCAATTCCAAAAATCATGCACACCTAAAAAAAATAAATAG